One Methanomassiliicoccales archaeon genomic region harbors:
- a CDS encoding CDC48 family AAA ATPase: protein MVESVILRVAKAQQQSDAGLGRARLDMKTRKELGVEIGDAVEVTGKKLTVAKVLRAVQEDEGKGIIRIDGMTRANAGVSIGERVTVGRADFPQAGKVVLAPKIPTGKRITFGAGIDDLFRKGLTGRPVIKGDEIIVPNFAVGGNFYSWMVISTQPTGGVVVADHTEVVVKAEPTEVTDAFSPSVTYDDIGGLEHVLQRIREMIELPLKHPELFDRLGIDAPKGVLLYGPSGTGKTLLAKAVASESGAAFYSIQGPEIMSKYYGQSEEKLREKFDEAAKNAPSIIFIDEIDSIAPKREDVSGEVERRVVAQLLTLMDGLSERGQVIVIGATNRQDSMDPALRRPGRFDREIEVGVPSFQGRKEILQIHTRGMPLGEDVNLDHYANYTHGFTGADLAALAREAAMKCLARFMPALDLDKSIPVDILMLMKVTAYDFDDALKEVEPSALREVLVEMSNVGWSDVGGLEEAKQQLREMVEMPIEKADAFKRLGIRPSRGVMLYGPPGTGKTLLAKAVANESKANFISIKGPEIMSKWLGESEKAIREAFKKARQVAPTIIFLDEIDAIAPRRGWSEGSNVTERVVNQLLTSMDGLASREGVTVIAATNRPDIVDNALLRPGRFDRLILVPVPDANSRKAILGVHTRNMPIKDLDMESLVARTDGFVGADLENLCREAAMAALRLDENTQLVEMQHFETALKNVKPSVDKESARQYDQMGKNLHKARAGMNDLGIFR, encoded by the coding sequence ATGGTCGAGTCGGTTATCCTCCGTGTGGCGAAGGCCCAACAACAATCAGATGCCGGGTTGGGACGGGCCCGCCTCGATATGAAGACCAGGAAGGAACTGGGAGTGGAGATCGGGGACGCCGTGGAGGTCACCGGGAAGAAATTGACCGTGGCCAAGGTCCTCCGGGCCGTTCAAGAGGACGAGGGGAAAGGCATCATACGCATCGACGGGATGACCAGGGCCAATGCCGGGGTCTCCATCGGTGAGAGGGTGACCGTCGGTAGGGCTGACTTTCCTCAGGCCGGTAAGGTGGTTCTTGCCCCCAAGATCCCCACCGGTAAGCGCATCACCTTCGGTGCGGGGATCGACGACCTCTTCCGAAAAGGGCTCACCGGAAGGCCGGTCATCAAAGGCGATGAGATAATCGTTCCCAACTTCGCGGTCGGTGGGAACTTCTATTCGTGGATGGTCATTTCCACCCAGCCAACCGGCGGGGTGGTGGTCGCTGATCACACCGAGGTAGTGGTCAAGGCCGAACCGACCGAGGTAACTGACGCTTTCTCCCCTTCGGTCACCTATGACGACATCGGAGGATTGGAACACGTTCTTCAACGCATACGGGAGATGATCGAGCTTCCGCTCAAGCATCCGGAACTGTTCGATCGCTTGGGCATAGACGCCCCCAAGGGAGTACTGCTCTATGGTCCATCAGGGACCGGGAAGACATTGCTGGCCAAAGCGGTGGCCAGTGAATCGGGGGCGGCGTTCTATTCCATCCAAGGACCGGAGATCATGTCCAAATATTACGGTCAGAGCGAGGAGAAATTGCGGGAGAAGTTCGATGAGGCCGCAAAGAACGCCCCCTCGATCATCTTCATCGACGAGATCGATTCCATCGCCCCTAAGCGTGAAGATGTCTCTGGGGAGGTCGAGCGCCGCGTGGTCGCTCAATTGCTCACCTTGATGGATGGTCTATCGGAAAGGGGGCAGGTCATCGTAATTGGCGCGACCAACCGGCAGGACTCCATGGACCCGGCGTTGCGCCGCCCGGGACGCTTTGACAGGGAGATCGAGGTCGGCGTCCCTTCCTTCCAGGGACGGAAGGAGATACTGCAGATCCATACCCGAGGTATGCCCTTAGGCGAGGATGTGAACCTGGATCATTATGCCAATTATACCCATGGCTTCACAGGCGCGGACCTGGCCGCCCTGGCCAGGGAGGCGGCCATGAAATGCCTGGCCCGCTTCATGCCCGCGTTGGACCTGGATAAATCCATTCCAGTGGACATCCTGATGCTCATGAAGGTGACCGCGTACGACTTCGATGATGCCTTAAAGGAGGTGGAGCCATCCGCCTTACGCGAAGTGCTGGTGGAGATGTCCAACGTAGGCTGGTCCGACGTGGGAGGCCTAGAGGAGGCGAAGCAGCAACTGAGGGAGATGGTGGAGATGCCCATCGAGAAGGCAGATGCATTCAAACGATTGGGGATCCGTCCTTCGAGGGGAGTTATGCTATATGGCCCACCGGGGACAGGGAAGACATTATTGGCCAAGGCCGTCGCCAACGAATCCAAGGCCAATTTTATCTCTATCAAGGGACCGGAGATCATGAGCAAGTGGCTGGGTGAGAGCGAGAAAGCGATCAGGGAAGCGTTCAAGAAAGCGCGGCAGGTGGCCCCGACCATCATCTTCCTGGACGAGATCGACGCCATCGCTCCCCGACGCGGCTGGAGCGAGGGTTCGAACGTAACCGAGAGGGTGGTCAATCAATTGCTGACGTCCATGGATGGATTGGCATCGAGGGAGGGAGTGACGGTCATCGCCGCGACGAACCGTCCTGATATAGTGGACAACGCTTTGCTACGACCCGGTCGATTCGATCGCCTCATCCTAGTGCCAGTGCCGGACGCCAACTCCAGGAAGGCCATATTAGGAGTGCATACCCGAAATATGCCCATCAAGGACCTGGACATGGAATCTCTGGTCGCCCGCACCGATGGGTTCGTCGGTGCGGACCTGGAGAACCTTTGCCGGGAGGCCGCCATGGCCGCCCTGCGACTGGATGAGAACACCCAGTTAGTGGAGATGCAGCATTTCGAGACTGCCTTGAAGAACGTCAAGCCTTCGGTGGACAAGGAATCGGCGCGGCAGTACGATCAGATGGGAAAGAACTTGCACAAGGCACGGGCCGGAATGAACGATCTAGGGATATTCAGGTAG
- a CDS encoding NDP-sugar synthase, protein MRTRVKQAVVLAGGEGTRLRPLTSTRPKPLLPVLGVPCIEYVIASLAQAGVEEVFLACGYRSEDVLKVLGKGERLGVRIEFAYEKEPMGTAGAVKLLEDRLEGTFVVGSGDTLTDADLGALIDFHMQRKAEATMGLTEVEHPEQFGIVGVDDDGRIERFKEKPRTEEVFSRVINAGTYVLEKEVLELIPRGERYDFSKDLFLDMLQKGRGLYASPLRGYWKDIGRPSDLYLANMDMASRKGVITAQGAVAGTVPIGAMVKGPAYFGDQVEATGCVITRSAIGSRCVLGHNTKMEGSLLLDDVIVGVGVSVHGCIIGERCRIGDGAHLVDCVLGDDAIIHTSSRAKGTILGPGCSL, encoded by the coding sequence ATGAGAACGAGAGTTAAGCAGGCGGTAGTATTGGCCGGGGGAGAGGGTACCAGACTTCGTCCGTTGACCAGTACTAGGCCCAAACCGCTCCTGCCGGTGCTTGGCGTTCCCTGCATCGAGTACGTGATCGCCTCCCTGGCCCAAGCGGGCGTGGAAGAGGTGTTCCTGGCATGCGGCTACCGTTCGGAGGACGTGCTCAAGGTGCTGGGAAAAGGCGAACGTCTTGGCGTAAGGATCGAGTTTGCCTATGAGAAGGAACCGATGGGTACCGCTGGCGCGGTCAAGCTGTTGGAGGACCGATTGGAAGGCACGTTCGTTGTCGGCAGTGGCGACACATTGACGGACGCCGATCTCGGCGCTCTGATCGATTTTCACATGCAGCGGAAGGCCGAGGCCACAATGGGCCTGACGGAGGTAGAGCATCCGGAACAGTTCGGCATCGTTGGAGTGGATGATGACGGGCGCATCGAGCGGTTCAAGGAGAAGCCCCGCACCGAGGAGGTGTTCTCCCGGGTGATCAATGCCGGCACCTATGTCCTGGAGAAGGAGGTGTTGGAACTGATCCCAAGGGGGGAGAGGTATGACTTCTCCAAGGACCTGTTCCTGGATATGCTGCAGAAGGGCCGCGGTCTGTATGCCTCCCCCCTTCGCGGTTACTGGAAGGACATAGGGAGGCCTTCAGACCTCTACCTGGCCAACATGGACATGGCCTCAAGGAAAGGGGTTATCACGGCCCAGGGGGCGGTCGCGGGCACCGTTCCGATCGGAGCGATGGTGAAAGGTCCGGCCTACTTCGGCGACCAGGTGGAGGCGACCGGCTGCGTCATCACCCGCAGCGCGATCGGTTCAAGATGCGTTCTGGGTCATAATACGAAAATGGAAGGGTCCCTGCTGTTGGACGATGTCATCGTGGGTGTGGGGGTATCGGTCCATGGCTGCATCATCGGTGAAAGATGCCGCATCGGCGACGGCGCTCATCTTGTGGACTGTGTACTGGGCGACGACGCGATCATACATACTTCCTCCCGCGCAAAAGGGACCATTCTGGGCCCTGGGTGCTCCCTCTGA
- a CDS encoding glycosyltransferase — MGCVVDEHKDLTIILPTYNEAGNIQPMLETLSSLYPGASIIVADDNSKDNTQEDVLDFADSHPLTRLISRDPADRGLTASIMDGIVNTKTAHFVVMDADFQHPPGSVGDLHVKLRAGAEIVVGVREDKTKLSVGRMLASWGAHMMAQAYLKTMRRPSSQDTMSGLFGGQTKLCQGIIEEKGHKFERAGFKVLFDLLKFLPHSTEVIEVQFVFNTRRSGESKLSSRVILSILRQCGFVGKITALAVQFMLINMVGRFLSALSLGLLFTFWIMGIQHIVYDDHMVTSTVLAFILAMSYLVIANKYMLTHGRRDGLVLGAKLVFTAFSGYMVNLYIFYMAFSAPLSVQTLPMFLGFGVAYMWNTLSSAIPEN; from the coding sequence TTGGGATGCGTAGTGGATGAACATAAGGATCTGACCATCATCCTGCCCACGTACAATGAGGCGGGAAACATTCAGCCGATGTTAGAGACCCTTAGTTCGTTGTATCCCGGTGCATCCATCATCGTGGCTGATGATAACTCCAAAGATAACACCCAGGAAGATGTTTTGGACTTCGCCGATTCTCATCCCTTGACACGACTTATAAGCAGGGACCCTGCCGATCGCGGGCTCACCGCCAGCATTATGGATGGGATAGTGAACACGAAAACGGCACACTTCGTGGTCATGGATGCGGACTTTCAACACCCTCCAGGATCGGTGGGCGACCTGCATGTGAAGTTGAGGGCAGGGGCAGAGATCGTGGTCGGCGTGCGAGAGGATAAGACCAAGCTAAGCGTCGGTCGCATGTTGGCCTCCTGGGGAGCGCATATGATGGCCCAGGCATACCTTAAGACCATGAGGCGCCCCAGTTCCCAGGACACCATGAGCGGTCTCTTCGGCGGGCAAACGAAACTTTGCCAAGGGATCATAGAAGAGAAGGGTCACAAGTTCGAGCGAGCTGGATTCAAGGTCCTTTTTGATCTGTTGAAGTTCTTGCCCCACAGTACCGAGGTCATCGAGGTTCAGTTCGTCTTCAATACCCGCAGGAGCGGGGAGTCCAAGCTCTCCTCGCGGGTCATCCTTTCCATACTAAGACAGTGCGGTTTCGTCGGCAAGATCACCGCCTTGGCCGTTCAGTTCATGCTCATCAACATGGTGGGTCGGTTCCTTTCCGCCCTTTCATTGGGTCTATTGTTCACTTTCTGGATCATGGGGATCCAGCACATCGTATACGATGACCATATGGTCACCTCCACCGTTCTTGCATTCATTCTGGCCATGTCATACTTGGTGATAGCAAACAAGTACATGCTGACCCACGGACGACGGGACGGGCTGGTGCTCGGAGCCAAGCTGGTGTTCACCGCCTTCTCCGGCTACATGGTAAATCTGTACATTTTTTACATGGCATTCTCCGCCCCTCTTTCAGTGCAGACCCTGCCAATGTTCCTTGGGTTCGGCGTCGCCTACATGTGGAACACCTTGAGCAGCGCCATTCCGGAGAACTGA
- a CDS encoding glycosyltransferase family 2 protein: protein MAPGQRPFAVTVNWNRAEDTVECVRSILNGNPEVEVLVVDNGSRDGSVPLLLKNFPGLKVVENEENMGYAKGVNRGIKRALEEGATHILVVNNDAIVRPGMVVDLLEALERHPHAGIVGPKIFYYGTDVMWFNGGHFNHWLGLSTHPLMDWKDDGGDQDRQVSFITGCAMLVKAEIFSDIGQFDEDFEIYAEDLEFCLRAEEKGYESWLVPRAIAEHKVSISTGVAGSNLMTPYRAYFYGRNMLMLVQKRKSGLSLLTCFFGQTLILIPYYFMIIAIQGARRSFRRYVKGYIHALMRMVSGAG, encoded by the coding sequence ATGGCCCCCGGCCAAAGGCCCTTTGCGGTCACAGTGAACTGGAACAGGGCGGAAGACACCGTCGAATGCGTCCGTTCAATACTCAATGGCAACCCCGAGGTGGAAGTGCTGGTGGTCGATAACGGTTCCAGAGATGGTTCGGTCCCTCTTCTTTTAAAGAACTTCCCCGGACTGAAGGTCGTGGAGAACGAGGAGAACATGGGCTATGCCAAGGGAGTGAACCGAGGCATCAAGCGAGCCCTGGAGGAAGGAGCCACACATATCCTGGTGGTCAACAATGATGCGATCGTCCGCCCAGGCATGGTCGTTGATCTCCTGGAAGCATTGGAGCGACACCCCCACGCCGGGATCGTTGGCCCCAAGATATTCTATTACGGAACAGACGTGATGTGGTTCAACGGTGGTCATTTCAATCATTGGTTGGGCTTATCGACGCACCCCCTCATGGACTGGAAGGACGATGGAGGCGACCAAGATAGGCAGGTCTCCTTCATCACAGGGTGCGCTATGCTGGTCAAGGCCGAGATATTCTCCGACATCGGCCAATTCGATGAGGACTTCGAGATATATGCGGAGGACCTCGAGTTCTGCCTGAGGGCCGAGGAGAAAGGTTACGAATCCTGGTTGGTCCCTCGGGCCATTGCGGAGCATAAGGTTTCGATATCCACCGGCGTGGCCGGGTCCAATCTTATGACCCCATATCGAGCTTATTTCTATGGCCGGAACATGTTGATGTTGGTGCAAAAGAGGAAAAGCGGGCTGAGCCTGCTGACCTGCTTCTTTGGACAGACCTTGATACTCATTCCATACTACTTCATGATCATCGCCATTCAGGGTGCCAGGAGATCGTTCCGTCGATACGTCAAGGGGTATATCCACGCCTTGATGCGAATGGTGAGCGGGGCGGGTTGA
- a CDS encoding glycosyltransferase, translating into MLTISAGVCAYNEEKNILQCLRSLTSQVFRGKELMEVLVVSSGSVDRTDELVLEYARTTDGRVRLIRQERREGKNSAVNVFVEQAKGDVLFLANADNVMQEDTLEMMAAHFQEPSTGMVGGHPIPVNDKDTYMGFAVHMLWDMHHRLSLIHPKVGEIVAFRNVGLKIPTGMGSDEDLIRRELENRGYQIRYEPGALIYNRGPTTVHDFFIQRTRVNIGERYMKRWFDYDIPTWDRSYLFNAWFSFLKDNARHPLKMVVAMAMEAFARAYAALHVRLDKGDRAVWQVVESTKEVDRKP; encoded by the coding sequence ATGCTGACCATTTCAGCTGGTGTCTGCGCATATAATGAGGAAAAGAACATCCTCCAATGCCTGCGATCTCTTACATCCCAAGTTTTCCGAGGGAAGGAGCTGATGGAGGTGCTCGTGGTCTCCAGCGGCAGCGTTGACCGTACGGACGAGCTAGTGCTCGAATACGCCAGAACCACGGATGGGCGCGTCCGGTTGATCAGGCAGGAACGGCGGGAGGGCAAGAACTCTGCGGTGAACGTCTTCGTGGAACAGGCCAAGGGTGATGTGCTTTTCCTAGCCAACGCTGATAATGTCATGCAGGAGGACACCTTGGAAATGATGGCCGCCCATTTCCAGGAACCGAGCACAGGCATGGTCGGCGGACACCCCATCCCGGTGAACGATAAGGACACATACATGGGCTTCGCCGTTCACATGCTCTGGGACATGCATCATCGTCTCTCACTCATACACCCCAAGGTGGGAGAGATAGTGGCGTTCAGGAACGTGGGCCTGAAGATACCTACTGGCATGGGAAGCGACGAGGACCTCATCCGGCGTGAGCTGGAAAACCGGGGATACCAGATAAGGTACGAACCTGGGGCGTTGATCTACAACCGAGGTCCGACGACGGTGCACGATTTTTTCATACAGAGGACCAGGGTGAACATCGGTGAACGGTATATGAAACGCTGGTTCGATTATGATATACCCACTTGGGACAGGTCTTACCTTTTCAATGCCTGGTTCAGCTTCCTTAAGGATAACGCCAGGCACCCATTGAAAATGGTCGTGGCCATGGCCATGGAGGCGTTCGCCCGCGCCTACGCCGCTCTTCACGTCCGTCTGGACAAAGGGGACCGTGCCGTCTGGCAAGTGGTGGAGAGCACCAAAGAGGTCGATCGGAAGCCTTAG
- a CDS encoding ACT domain-containing protein yields the protein MSYKQFDVYVQDRPGEISRVAEALAHHAVNIRGISTDVGCGKPMVRIITDDDNSARSALKAAQLEFKEQDVIVVAMPDRPGELSKLTKKLARGGININSLFVLGAKTQIEELAMTVDRSEEAKKLLDFS from the coding sequence ATGTCCTATAAACAGTTCGATGTCTACGTGCAGGACCGTCCTGGAGAGATCTCCAGGGTGGCTGAGGCATTGGCCCATCACGCAGTGAACATCCGGGGTATATCCACGGACGTTGGCTGCGGAAAGCCGATGGTGCGCATAATCACCGACGACGACAATAGCGCCCGCAGCGCTTTGAAGGCGGCGCAGCTGGAGTTCAAGGAGCAAGACGTCATAGTGGTGGCCATGCCTGATCGACCAGGGGAGCTCTCCAAGCTCACCAAGAAATTGGCCAGGGGAGGCATCAACATCAATTCCCTGTTCGTACTTGGAGCTAAGACCCAGATAGAGGAATTGGCGATGACCGTCGATCGATCCGAAGAGGCCAAGAAGCTATTGGACTTCTCCTAG
- a CDS encoding ARMT1-like domain-containing protein translates to MEFSAECAPCLLRRVLFQTRLVDSALEAQVMSACVRLVAEGWSPGINSARLATRVHRLSYDMMGVADPYRDLKAEANRVALSLLPRAQEMVDLSEDRLKTACLVAIAGNVMDFGIGGFESPEELRSTFDSLTIEEPEPNDLPRMRELLREAKEVVYLFDNCGEIVLDLPLLRELKKLGLKVTGVVKGEPIITDATWEDLSISGADQILDQCLTTGVFAIGVDLKAMPDELKRAFDSADLIIAKGMANFEALSDSDMRPIVHLLRSKCHPVSLAIGARKDRNVIKLFE, encoded by the coding sequence ATGGAATTCAGCGCCGAATGTGCTCCTTGCCTGCTCCGCCGGGTACTTTTCCAAACGAGATTAGTGGACAGTGCGTTAGAAGCACAGGTGATGTCCGCCTGCGTCCGCCTCGTGGCCGAAGGATGGAGCCCGGGCATCAACTCGGCAAGACTGGCCACCCGGGTGCATCGTTTGTCCTATGATATGATGGGAGTGGCCGATCCATATAGGGACCTGAAGGCAGAGGCCAATCGGGTGGCGCTTTCCTTGTTGCCCCGGGCGCAGGAGATGGTCGATCTCTCTGAAGACCGATTGAAGACCGCCTGCCTGGTCGCCATCGCCGGCAACGTCATGGACTTCGGTATCGGGGGCTTCGAGAGCCCGGAGGAACTGCGTTCCACCTTCGATTCGTTGACGATCGAGGAACCGGAACCCAACGATCTCCCCCGAATGCGGGAGCTGCTTCGCGAGGCGAAGGAGGTGGTCTACCTCTTCGACAACTGCGGAGAGATCGTGCTCGACCTGCCCCTTTTACGTGAACTGAAGAAATTGGGGTTGAAGGTCACTGGAGTGGTGAAGGGCGAGCCCATCATCACCGACGCCACCTGGGAGGACCTTTCCATATCCGGCGCGGACCAGATATTGGACCAATGCCTGACCACCGGCGTATTCGCCATTGGGGTGGACCTGAAGGCGATGCCGGACGAGCTCAAGAGGGCGTTCGACAGCGCCGACCTGATCATAGCTAAGGGCATGGCCAACTTCGAGGCGCTGTCGGACAGTGACATGCGCCCCATAGTGCATCTGTTGCGCAGCAAGTGTCACCCTGTCTCTTTGGCCATAGGCGCACGGAAGGACCGTAACGTGATCAAGCTGTTCGAGTGA
- a CDS encoding DMT family transporter, giving the protein MSSTPRYTHALLILAGMIWGTSFVAGKLGVESTDPFLFTVLRAVFSAISIIPFFFLYKFDYSLFKSKTLWGVALLNAMGILLQNVGLTQTTASNTVLLIDINVVIVAVLASVVLKERLNRRIVFGLVLGMVGVGLIATKGDLTNLGEGNFVGDMLVFMAGVSWAFYIVFTTRELKKGYSLLFLTCTVVMQTSLLAIPISMPMISDYTLGASGVLFAIYTGVFCTTVAFLLYNVGLKSLGATTTSIILLVEMVFGLLFSFILLGERPDMMTVIGGALILAAIMIISIKGLDRARRNRSVKT; this is encoded by the coding sequence ATGAGCTCGACGCCCCGCTACACACATGCCTTGCTTATCCTAGCGGGCATGATCTGGGGCACGTCCTTCGTGGCGGGCAAGCTGGGGGTGGAAAGCACGGACCCCTTCCTTTTTACCGTCTTACGGGCGGTCTTCTCGGCCATATCCATAATCCCTTTTTTCTTTCTCTACAAGTTCGATTACTCACTGTTCAAGAGCAAAACCCTCTGGGGCGTGGCCTTGCTGAACGCCATGGGCATACTTCTGCAGAACGTTGGTCTCACCCAGACCACCGCCAGCAATACCGTGCTGCTGATCGACATCAACGTGGTCATCGTGGCCGTCCTGGCATCGGTGGTGCTCAAGGAGCGTTTGAACCGCCGCATCGTGTTCGGCCTGGTACTAGGTATGGTCGGGGTAGGTCTGATCGCCACCAAAGGCGACCTTACGAATCTGGGCGAAGGCAATTTCGTGGGGGATATGCTCGTGTTCATGGCCGGGGTCTCATGGGCCTTCTACATCGTGTTCACTACCAGGGAATTAAAGAAAGGTTATTCGCTGCTTTTTCTCACCTGCACGGTGGTGATGCAGACCTCTCTGCTGGCCATCCCCATCAGTATGCCGATGATATCAGATTATACTCTAGGTGCTTCGGGTGTGCTCTTCGCTATTTATACTGGGGTGTTCTGCACAACTGTGGCCTTCCTGTTGTATAACGTAGGATTGAAGTCCCTAGGGGCTACGACTACCTCTATCATACTCTTGGTGGAGATGGTGTTCGGTCTACTGTTCTCCTTCATTCTACTCGGGGAAAGGCCTGACATGATGACCGTTATCGGTGGAGCGCTGATATTGGCGGCCATCATGATCATCTCCATAAAAGGGCTAGATAGGGCGCGGCGGAACCGTTCCGTTAAGACCTAG
- a CDS encoding PRC-barrel domain-containing protein: MRKFITELKGKTVMTNDGQILGMIDNFVVDTLTGEINHVLVVPAEEIDSRLFRTDSHGRLVLPFSEMKDVRDVVVMSISR, encoded by the coding sequence ATGAGGAAGTTCATAACCGAGTTGAAGGGGAAAACGGTCATGACCAACGACGGTCAGATTTTGGGCATGATAGACAACTTCGTGGTGGACACATTGACCGGCGAGATCAACCATGTACTGGTCGTCCCGGCCGAAGAGATAGATAGCCGTTTGTTCCGCACTGACAGCCATGGCCGCCTGGTGCTCCCGTTCAGCGAAATGAAGGATGTCCGTGACGTTGTGGTCATGAGCATCTCCCGCTAA